The Glycine soja cultivar W05 chromosome 3, ASM419377v2, whole genome shotgun sequence genome window below encodes:
- the LOC114406593 gene encoding cytochrome P450 94A1-like, with translation MELLSFLFLSLLFFLYLYIQFLARKKPRNNKAFKDYPLIGTLPEFLKNRHRFLEWTTQVLRDSPTNTGVFSRPYKLHGILTANPDNVEHVLKTKFDNYPKGERFIHLLQDFLGNGIFNSDGDLWKVQRKTASYEFSTKSLRNFVVDAVTFELQTRLLPILSKASETNKVLDLQDLLERFAFDNVCKLAFNVDPACLGGDGTAGGEFMRAFEDAAVLSSGRFMSILPVVWKIKKLFNFGSERRLRESITTVHQFADSIIRSRLESKDQIGDEDLLSRFIRTENTSPEFLRDVVISFILAGRDTTSSALSWFFWILSSRPDVQRKIRDEIETVRSEKSKGAFGYEEVKEMRYLQAAISETMRLYPPVPVDTMECLNDDVLPDGTRVGKGWFVTYHTYAMGRMESVWGKDCTEFKPERWLENRAESPFRYPVFHAGPRMCLGKEMAYIQMKSIAASLLERFEIEALDKDTCPEHVLSLTMRIKGGLPVSVRVRNE, from the exons ATGGAGCTTCTTTCcttcctcttcctctcccttctcTTCTTCCTCTATCTCTACATCCAGTTCCTCGCTAGAAAAAAACCCCGCAACAACAAAGCCTTCAAAGACTACCCTCTCATCGGAACCCTACCGGAGTTCCTCAAAAACCGCCACCGTTTCCTCGAGTGGACCACCCAAGTCCTCCGCGACTCCCCCACCAACACCGGCGTCTTCTCTCGCCCCTACAAACTCCACGGCATCTTAACGGCCAACCCTGACAACGTGGAACACGTGCTCAAAACCAAATTCGACAACTACCCCAAGGGAGAACGCTTCATCCACCTCCTCCAAGATTTTTTGGGTAACGGAATCTTCAACTCCGACGGCGACCTCTGGAAGGTGCAGCGTAAAACAGCCAGCTACGAGTTCAGCACCAAATCGCTCCGAAACTTCGTCGTCGACGCCGTCACCTTCGAACTCCAAACGAGGCTTCTTCCAATTCTCTCCAAAGCCTCTGAAACAAACAAGGTTCTCGATTTGCAG GACTTGTTGGAGCGCTTCGCCTTCGATAACGTGTGCAAGCTAGCGTTCAATGTGGACCCCGCTTGTCTCGGCGGCGACGGCACAGCTGGCGGCGAGTTCATGCGCGCCTTCGAGGACGCCGCGGTTCTGAGCTCAGGGAGGTTCATGAGCATTTTACCGGTTGTGTGGAAAATAAAGAAGCTGTTCAACTTTGGATCAGAACGGAGGCTCAGAGAATCAATCACCACCGTTCACCAATTTGCTGATTCAATCATACGGTCCAGATTGGAATCCAAGGACCAAATCGGAGATGAAGATTTACTATCACGTTTCATCAGAACAGAGAATACCTCACCGGAGTTTCTGCGCGACGTTGTGATAAGTTTTATTCTGGCGGGGCGTGATACGACGTCGTCTGCTCTGAGCTGGTTTTTCTGGATTCTGTCCTCCAGACCCGACGTGCAAAGAAAAATTCGGGACGAAATCGAAACGGTTAGATCGGAAAAATCAaagg GCGCGTTTGGATACGAGGAGGTGAAGGAGATGCGCTACCTGCAAGCGGCGATTTCGGAGACGATGAGGTTGTACCCGCCAGTGCCGGTTGACACGATGGAGTGCCTAAACGACGACGTATTGCCGGACGGAACTAGGGTTGGGAAGGGGTGGTTCGTGACGTACCACACGTACGCGATGGGGAGGATGGAGAGCGTGTGGGGGAAGGACTGTACCGAATTTAAGCCCGAAAGGTGGTTGGAGAATCGAGCCGAGAGTCCGTTTCGGTATCCGGTGTTTCACGCGGGTCCACGAATGTGTCTGGGGAAGGAAATGGCTTATATTCAGATGAAGTCAATTGCAGCTTCGTTATTGGAGAGGTTTGAGATTGAGGCTTTGGATAAGGACACGTGTCCGGAGCATGTTTTGTCTTTGACGATGAGGATCAAAGGAGGGTTGCCTGTGAGTGTAAGAGTAAGGAATGAATGA
- the LOC114406595 gene encoding ubiquitin carboxyl-terminal hydrolase 5-like isoform X1, whose translation MTEVLMCIASVSELSPDEERILIRDIALASQANSKEGDTFFLITQRWWQHWIEYVNQDQTNTSYDASSLSEQFDLANSSALKRPAGIDNSDLIDDAVLEDSGTGIEIHDTLLEGRDYVLLPQEVWNQLFRWYGGGPTLARKVISSGLSQTELAVEVYPLRLQLLMLPKNDRFPIRISKKETIGQLHRKACEIFDLQPDQLSLLQVCIWDYYARRRHALMNDMDKTLDDANLQMDQDILVEVINNTNNTSFAQENGSAQREANSALVEPSKSSLSIAGGLSASRGASKGYNTDLSSSQNLNSPVRDVENPYGTSGVTTRSSFLGLTGLLNLGNTCYMNSAIQCLVHTPEFARYFREDYHREINWQNPLGMVGELALAFGELLRKLWAPGRTPIAPRPFKAKLVRFAPQFSGHNQHDSQELLAFLLDGLHEDLNRVKHKPYIKSRDADGRPDEEVADEYWANHIARNDSIIVDVCQGQYKSTLVCPVCNKVSVTFDPFMYLSLPLQPTTNRTMTVTVFACDGASLPFSCTVTVPKQGRCRDLIQALSNACSLKHNERLVLVEIRNHLIHRYFEDPLQLLSNIKDDDRLAAYKVPKIDKNTKYLQLIHRQREQSSDSHIISGWKPYGTPIVSLISCDDTVTRGDIQVIVNCMLSPLLRKGINVEQATTSETSIPKATSDHCSFNSDDDACAPNMMSNSVNKDTTNSKAPPMPLPTLPLLLVDDNNACIDLSMGEEKVVKLSPLSPKILVYIDWSQKLLEKYDTHTLETLPEVLKYGPVTKKARTEPLSLYTCLEAFLREEPLVPEDMWYCPKCKERRQASKKLDLWRLPEVLVIHLKRFSYSRSMKHKLETFVNFPIHDFDLTNYIANKNNSRRQLYELYALTNHYGSMGSGHYTAHIKLLDENRWYNFDDSHISLISEDEVNTAAAYVLFYRRVKTDDAAVSNGA comes from the exons ATGACAGAGGTGTTGATGTGTATCGCCAGTGTCTCTGAGCTGAGTCCAGACGAGGAGAGGATCTTGATCAGAGACATTGCTCTCGCTTCCCAAGCTAACAGCAAAGAAGGCGACACCTTCTTCTTAATCACTCagag ATGGTGGCAACATTGGATTGAATATGTGAACCAAGACCAGACAAATACTTCATATGATGCATCTTCCTTATCAGAACAATTTGATTTGGCCAATTCAAGTGCATTAAAGAGGCCAGCTGGTATTGATAATTCTGATTTGATAGACGATGCTGTGTTAGAGGACTCTGGTACGGGTATTGAGATTCATGATACACTTTTAGAAGGCCGTGACTATGTATTACTTCCCCAAGAAGTTTGGAACCAATTATTTAGATG GTATGGTGGTGGACCTACATTGGCAAGGAAAGTTATTAGTTCAGGTCTTTCCCAGACTGAATTGGCAGTAGAGGTTTATCCTTTACGGCTTCAATTACTTATGTTGCCAAAAAATGACCGTTTCCCTATAAGAATAAGCAAGAAG GAAACCATTGGGCAGCTTCACAGAAAAGCTTGTGAAATATTTGATCTTCAGCCAGACCAA CTATCTCTATTGCAGGTGTGTATTTGGGATTACTATGCCCGTCGAAGGCATGCTTTGATGAATGACATGGACAAAACTCTCGACGATGCTAATTTACAAATGGACCAAGAT ATTCTTGTTGAGGTCATCAATAATACAAACAACACAAGTTTTGCTCAAGAAAATGGGTCTGCACAGAGGGAAGCAAATTCCGCTCTTGTGGAGCCTTCAAAATCAAGCTTATCAATTGCTGGTGGCTTATCTGCTAGCAGAGGTGCATCTAAAGGCTACAACACAGACCTTTCTTCATCTCAGAACTTAAATTCTCCGGTTAGAGATGTGGAAAACCCTTATGGAACTAGTGGTGTCACCACAAGAAGTTCATTCCTTGGTCTCACTGGATTGCTGAATCTTGGCAATACTTGTTACATGAATAGTGCAATACAGTGCCTTGTTCATACACCGGAATTTGCTAGGTACTTCAGGGAAGACTATCACCGAGAGATAAATTGGCAAAATCCATTGGGCATGGTT GGTGAACTAGCCCTAGCATTTGGTGAGTTGCTTCGAAAACTATGGGCACCTGGGCGAACACCAATTGCTCCTCGGCCTTTTAAAGCAAAGCTTGTTCGCTTTGCACCTCAGTTCAGTGGGCACAATCAACATGATTCTCAG GAGCTTTTAGCATTTCTTCTTGATGGTCTTCATGAAGACTTGAATCGTGTAAAGCACAAACCATATATAAAATCTCGAGATGCTGATGGCCGACCTGATGAAGAAGTGGCTGACGAATATTGGGCAAATCATATTGCTCGTAATGATTCCATAATTGTTGATGTATGCCAG GGACAATACAAGTCAACTTTGGTTTGTCCAGTTTGCAATAAAGTCTCTGTCACATTTGATCCTTTTATGTACCTTTCCCTGCCACTCCAGCCCACCACCAATAGAACCATGACAGTGACAGTTTTTGCTTGCGATGGAGCCTCCCTTCCATTTTCTTGTACAGTAACTGTCCCTAAGCAGGGACGATGCAGAGATCTCATACAGGCACTTAGCAATGCTTGCTCATTGAAGCACAATGAGAGGCTAGTACTTGTGGAG ATACGAAACCATTTGATCCATAGATATTTTGAAGATCCTCTTCAATTGTTGTCTAATATCAAAGATGATGACCGTCTTGCTGCTTACAAGGTTCCAAAGATAGACAAGAACACAAAGTATCTCCAGTTGATACATCGCCAAAGAGAGCA GAGTAGTGACTCACACATCATATCTGGATGGAAACCATATGGAACACCTATTGTTTCATTGATTTCATGTGATGATACTGTCACAAGAGGTGATATACAAGTAATAGTTAATTGTATGCTCTCTCCGCTGCTAAGGAAAGGTATCAATGTAGAACAAGCTACCACTTCTGAAACAAGCATCCCAAAAGCAACATCTGATCATTGCAGTTTTAATTCTGATGATGATGCATGTGCCCCCAACATGATGTCAAATTCAGTAAATAAGGATACTACCAATTCAAAGGCACCCCCAATGCCATTGCCAACATTACCTCTTCTCTTGGTAGATGATAACAATGCTTGCATTGATCTTTCAATGGGAGAGGAGAAAGTAGTTAAACTGTCTCCATTGTCACCAAAGATTTTAGTGTATATTGATTGGTCTCAGAAGCTTCTGGAGAAGTATGATACTCATACACTTGAGACTTTGCCTGAAGTTTTAAAATATGGACCTGTAACCAAGAAAGCTCGTACTGAACCTCTCTCCTTGTACACCTGCTTGGAAGCTTTTCTGCGTGAAGAACCTCTGGTGCCCGAAGATATGTG GTACTGTCCTAAATGCAAAGAGAGACGACAAGCAAGCAAGAAGCTTGATTTGTGGAGACTCCCAGAGGTTTTGGTCATTCATTTGAAGAGGTTCTCATACAGCAGGTCAATGAAGCATAAACTGGAGACTTTTGTTAACTTTCCcattcatgattttgatttaaCTAATTACATAGCCAACAAAAACAACTCTCGGCGTCAACTGTACGAACTGTATGCCCTTACAAATCATTATGGCAGTATGGGTAGCGGACATTACACTGCACATATTAAG CTTTTAGATGAGAACAGGTGGTACAATTTTGATGACAGCCACATATCACTCATAAGTGAAGATGAGGTTAACACTGCTGCTGCCTATGTACTATTTTACCGCAGGGTGAAGACTGACGATGCCGCTGTTAGCAATGGGGCTTAG
- the LOC114406595 gene encoding ubiquitin carboxyl-terminal hydrolase 5-like isoform X2 translates to MTEVLMCIASVSELSPDEERILIRDIALASQANSKEGDTFFLITQRWWQHWIEYVNQDQTNTSYDASSLSEQFDLANSSALKRPAGIDNSDLIDDAVLEDSGTGIEIHDTLLEGRDYVLLPQEVWNQLFRWYGGGPTLARKVISSGLSQTELAVEVYPLRLQLLMLPKNDRFPIRISKKETIGQLHRKACEIFDLQPDQVCIWDYYARRRHALMNDMDKTLDDANLQMDQDILVEVINNTNNTSFAQENGSAQREANSALVEPSKSSLSIAGGLSASRGASKGYNTDLSSSQNLNSPVRDVENPYGTSGVTTRSSFLGLTGLLNLGNTCYMNSAIQCLVHTPEFARYFREDYHREINWQNPLGMVGELALAFGELLRKLWAPGRTPIAPRPFKAKLVRFAPQFSGHNQHDSQELLAFLLDGLHEDLNRVKHKPYIKSRDADGRPDEEVADEYWANHIARNDSIIVDVCQGQYKSTLVCPVCNKVSVTFDPFMYLSLPLQPTTNRTMTVTVFACDGASLPFSCTVTVPKQGRCRDLIQALSNACSLKHNERLVLVEIRNHLIHRYFEDPLQLLSNIKDDDRLAAYKVPKIDKNTKYLQLIHRQREQSSDSHIISGWKPYGTPIVSLISCDDTVTRGDIQVIVNCMLSPLLRKGINVEQATTSETSIPKATSDHCSFNSDDDACAPNMMSNSVNKDTTNSKAPPMPLPTLPLLLVDDNNACIDLSMGEEKVVKLSPLSPKILVYIDWSQKLLEKYDTHTLETLPEVLKYGPVTKKARTEPLSLYTCLEAFLREEPLVPEDMWYCPKCKERRQASKKLDLWRLPEVLVIHLKRFSYSRSMKHKLETFVNFPIHDFDLTNYIANKNNSRRQLYELYALTNHYGSMGSGHYTAHIKLLDENRWYNFDDSHISLISEDEVNTAAAYVLFYRRVKTDDAAVSNGA, encoded by the exons ATGACAGAGGTGTTGATGTGTATCGCCAGTGTCTCTGAGCTGAGTCCAGACGAGGAGAGGATCTTGATCAGAGACATTGCTCTCGCTTCCCAAGCTAACAGCAAAGAAGGCGACACCTTCTTCTTAATCACTCagag ATGGTGGCAACATTGGATTGAATATGTGAACCAAGACCAGACAAATACTTCATATGATGCATCTTCCTTATCAGAACAATTTGATTTGGCCAATTCAAGTGCATTAAAGAGGCCAGCTGGTATTGATAATTCTGATTTGATAGACGATGCTGTGTTAGAGGACTCTGGTACGGGTATTGAGATTCATGATACACTTTTAGAAGGCCGTGACTATGTATTACTTCCCCAAGAAGTTTGGAACCAATTATTTAGATG GTATGGTGGTGGACCTACATTGGCAAGGAAAGTTATTAGTTCAGGTCTTTCCCAGACTGAATTGGCAGTAGAGGTTTATCCTTTACGGCTTCAATTACTTATGTTGCCAAAAAATGACCGTTTCCCTATAAGAATAAGCAAGAAG GAAACCATTGGGCAGCTTCACAGAAAAGCTTGTGAAATATTTGATCTTCAGCCAGACCAA GTGTGTATTTGGGATTACTATGCCCGTCGAAGGCATGCTTTGATGAATGACATGGACAAAACTCTCGACGATGCTAATTTACAAATGGACCAAGAT ATTCTTGTTGAGGTCATCAATAATACAAACAACACAAGTTTTGCTCAAGAAAATGGGTCTGCACAGAGGGAAGCAAATTCCGCTCTTGTGGAGCCTTCAAAATCAAGCTTATCAATTGCTGGTGGCTTATCTGCTAGCAGAGGTGCATCTAAAGGCTACAACACAGACCTTTCTTCATCTCAGAACTTAAATTCTCCGGTTAGAGATGTGGAAAACCCTTATGGAACTAGTGGTGTCACCACAAGAAGTTCATTCCTTGGTCTCACTGGATTGCTGAATCTTGGCAATACTTGTTACATGAATAGTGCAATACAGTGCCTTGTTCATACACCGGAATTTGCTAGGTACTTCAGGGAAGACTATCACCGAGAGATAAATTGGCAAAATCCATTGGGCATGGTT GGTGAACTAGCCCTAGCATTTGGTGAGTTGCTTCGAAAACTATGGGCACCTGGGCGAACACCAATTGCTCCTCGGCCTTTTAAAGCAAAGCTTGTTCGCTTTGCACCTCAGTTCAGTGGGCACAATCAACATGATTCTCAG GAGCTTTTAGCATTTCTTCTTGATGGTCTTCATGAAGACTTGAATCGTGTAAAGCACAAACCATATATAAAATCTCGAGATGCTGATGGCCGACCTGATGAAGAAGTGGCTGACGAATATTGGGCAAATCATATTGCTCGTAATGATTCCATAATTGTTGATGTATGCCAG GGACAATACAAGTCAACTTTGGTTTGTCCAGTTTGCAATAAAGTCTCTGTCACATTTGATCCTTTTATGTACCTTTCCCTGCCACTCCAGCCCACCACCAATAGAACCATGACAGTGACAGTTTTTGCTTGCGATGGAGCCTCCCTTCCATTTTCTTGTACAGTAACTGTCCCTAAGCAGGGACGATGCAGAGATCTCATACAGGCACTTAGCAATGCTTGCTCATTGAAGCACAATGAGAGGCTAGTACTTGTGGAG ATACGAAACCATTTGATCCATAGATATTTTGAAGATCCTCTTCAATTGTTGTCTAATATCAAAGATGATGACCGTCTTGCTGCTTACAAGGTTCCAAAGATAGACAAGAACACAAAGTATCTCCAGTTGATACATCGCCAAAGAGAGCA GAGTAGTGACTCACACATCATATCTGGATGGAAACCATATGGAACACCTATTGTTTCATTGATTTCATGTGATGATACTGTCACAAGAGGTGATATACAAGTAATAGTTAATTGTATGCTCTCTCCGCTGCTAAGGAAAGGTATCAATGTAGAACAAGCTACCACTTCTGAAACAAGCATCCCAAAAGCAACATCTGATCATTGCAGTTTTAATTCTGATGATGATGCATGTGCCCCCAACATGATGTCAAATTCAGTAAATAAGGATACTACCAATTCAAAGGCACCCCCAATGCCATTGCCAACATTACCTCTTCTCTTGGTAGATGATAACAATGCTTGCATTGATCTTTCAATGGGAGAGGAGAAAGTAGTTAAACTGTCTCCATTGTCACCAAAGATTTTAGTGTATATTGATTGGTCTCAGAAGCTTCTGGAGAAGTATGATACTCATACACTTGAGACTTTGCCTGAAGTTTTAAAATATGGACCTGTAACCAAGAAAGCTCGTACTGAACCTCTCTCCTTGTACACCTGCTTGGAAGCTTTTCTGCGTGAAGAACCTCTGGTGCCCGAAGATATGTG GTACTGTCCTAAATGCAAAGAGAGACGACAAGCAAGCAAGAAGCTTGATTTGTGGAGACTCCCAGAGGTTTTGGTCATTCATTTGAAGAGGTTCTCATACAGCAGGTCAATGAAGCATAAACTGGAGACTTTTGTTAACTTTCCcattcatgattttgatttaaCTAATTACATAGCCAACAAAAACAACTCTCGGCGTCAACTGTACGAACTGTATGCCCTTACAAATCATTATGGCAGTATGGGTAGCGGACATTACACTGCACATATTAAG CTTTTAGATGAGAACAGGTGGTACAATTTTGATGACAGCCACATATCACTCATAAGTGAAGATGAGGTTAACACTGCTGCTGCCTATGTACTATTTTACCGCAGGGTGAAGACTGACGATGCCGCTGTTAGCAATGGGGCTTAG